The nucleotide sequence AAAAGTCATCCCCAGTGTACCGCGAGAAACTGTCACAAGCTTTTCAAGCAAACAGTGGTTTTGACCGGCACGTTGCCCATATTGAGTGAACATGCAGTCTCTGTATGCTAAAAGTTTATTAGACAAGTCATATCTCCAGCTACATAGAAGTATAAGAAGCGGATGCAGGGACAGGTGAGCTGATACACATGGAAAAGACTGGTAAGAACAGGCCAGAGGTGAGGGGATGCTTCAGATGAATTAAACAAAAGTACCACTACACTTTCCAGTTGAGAGAAAACACAGCTTAGGTTTATACAAAGGCTGCTGTGTAAGGGAGGTTACTGAATGACTGAATGCAGTATAATCAGTTGTATGACAAAATTCTGAGCGGTTTGAATCGGATGACTAGGGTGACTGTCAAACACATTCTCATTCTACGGTAATGAGCATCCCAACCACCTTCAGAAAAGCAAAATGGATAGAAGTGCCAGAAGAAAGCAGACGTACTTGAACAAACATTCATAATCGAACCCTTCTTATTTTTACTCTACAAATCACACGAGATAGTGAAATTTCaatgtttacaaaaacataaatggcTTCGTGATGTTCTGTACACATGACAATGAAATGAGGGCTGGGCGCTTTGAAGGTGTTATTATCGTATTTCGTCTTGCAAACATCCCGATGTCAATTACAACAGACAGATACCAGACGATAATTgataataatagaaaatatgttatataacattatcCTGAGATGTATGCTTTGGCATGAACGCTAAAGTTCATATGCAAAGACGAGCTGGATCGGCAAAGCAAAACCTCGCGGGGCTGTACCGGTGTTCAAATTGTCCTACCCTGTCAGATTTTCTAAAACTATTGTTTATATACGCATTTTACCTGATGAAAGAagtcactgcaacactgtatgtgcgagtgtcgcgcctgtgtgtgtgtgtgcacgcgtgCCTGCGTACGTGTTTGTTTGGCGGGTACGGAACAAATTCCCTTTCTGCCCGTATCCACTTATTGACGTCTGTGCAACGTTGCATGAAGTCAAATACAACCTATATTATCAGATATCGCGATAATTTTAAAGTCtgtacagaattttttttaaacacattgaaCAGCCCTACATGAATAACAACATGTCCAGGTCAcaatttatgtgtatttttttggatcATTAGTGGATTATTATCATGTGTATTTAAGAAATTTTTGGTAgctatttttataaattaattaaaaatacaatattttacacATGACGTTTTAGCAAAACATAAggagaataaaaaaaagagaaaatgtgacAGAATACCGACACAATGCAtgcaataaaaaagtttttaaaaagttttaaaacttcttaaaaccATAATATCTCATTTGAGTGAAATATGACTCAGACTTGTTCAGGTTTTGTAAGTAAGATACATCCTTTAGCTCTTTGATATAAAGCATTTTGCATTAATGCCATTGAAATCCAATGACCTTCAGAACAATAGCCATTGTGGTTGTCAAAGTCTGAGAAATACATTACTACATATTAATAGTGGCATCcattccatttacatttatttacatttagtcatttagcagatgcttttatccaaagcgacttacaggtggggtaggcaatggaagcaattgggacagcataagtacaacaaaagcataagagcaatcaaaaaagaaaactggtctcatataacctaacacagtatacagaaccattcattcattatttttttaaagagtagagaagaaaatagagtcagaacagatcagtcagatgctCCAGTGTCAAACTGAGACTTTGTATTTCATGTCAGGATGTCATACTTCGTCATCTTAATATAACatgattttaagttttaaaaaactttGTACACATACAGTAGGTGCTGGAGACAACTCACGGGATTTGGCTTTGAAAGTCAAACTGACAGTACACAGATCACTTAAACTGATATTAAAGATCGTAGCACGGAAGCATAAAACTGAATTTGAGTTACAAGTTACCACCTTGCTAAAGCATCGGGATTGTTTGCATAGTTCATCACTGCAAACAGTAGGTATACAGTGAGAATGAATAGAGAGAGaacacatttacatgaatgGCTATGGTTGGTGTGGCCTAGTGGTTAAAGATATTGGCTGATTAATTAATGAATACATGCATAAACCTTCTAAGTTCTGATCTAGAAACTGTCACTTTGTGTTTATGATCAAGACATTTAACTTGATCAGAGTGTACAGTAAATTGTCATTCACTCATGGCAAAATCCCGTGCATAAAAAGTGTATTTACCGGTTACCATTTCAAAAACGTTCAAAAGtggaaatacaaaaaaagtaacaaaactgaaatcattcaaatactttaaagtaaacaataaGGACAAGGAAGGCTACTGTCGTTTATCACATGatcaatgagagagagagaaaaaacactcTTTTAAGTCATTGTACTGTTTTGTATACCCTGCATCACAGTAATATTCTGTATGCACCACATTGTGCGTATTTCATATTAGGTTGTATAGATATTGCCAGTAATCCACCAAAACAAAGGAATCGCAAAACCATATCAGCAAATAAAGCAAACTTACCAACAGACAGTCTGTGTTGATCTCTGATTTGGGATCCTTCAGCATAGCATCGATCTTCTCGAAACGAGCTGTCATACTTTCTCCAAGAGGCATATTTGTAGACGATCAGATGAGTTTAATTCAAGAGAAATTAGTTTATCTGGCTAAAATTAGCGAGTTAGCTCGCTAACTTCCCCCTGCCCTCACAATGCAATAAACACCAGTTTGATCAAAGCGACGTTTTATGTCTTACTGCCTTATTATCGCTCTCGTTGAAACTTATAAAAGACCGAGAGATGACAAAAAGCCACATTTTTAGGAAAAAACCACCAAGACGAGGCGTCCGGATTAGTCCATGACAACttggcaaacaaacacaaaagtagCAGCAACAGATTATACGGCGCTAAGCTAATTTAGCTTCATGAGAAACGAGGGTAGCAgactgtttaaaaaacacacacgaACTGATCACATTCACGCAAAACAGGTAATAAAATAAGTGTTGCGAAGTTAACATGCGGCCACATTAAGATAGATTATCCAGATCCGTGTCTATATGACCGAATGCCAGGCCAAACAAGTCTGACAGCTGCAAAGTAAGAAGTGGCGAAAAAAACTTCGCCTTTCAAATTTCGATTAGTTAAAAGACGATCCTGGTTAAAACGATCCTTTTTAAATCCGTCCGCAAGTAATCTCTCTTGGTCCGCAGGTCAGTTTTAGGTTCCCCAGCGAGCACGTAATCCACGAGGGTGTAACAATAAGGATAAATCAGGCTTTAATCGATGctattttcaaaaaaaagtGCCCGATATTCTCCCACTGCCTTGACGAACATGTCCGCCTTCCTGTAGAAACACCCCGCAAGTCAACTTCGAAACCTCTCGGACTGCGCATGCGCCAAACGGCAATTCAAAATTTGTCAAATCCTACTATGGGACGTTTGAGCTAATGAATATTAAACAGAATGTTACGTTACTTACTTATTTTTCCAATGGCGTCATTTCACATAATAAATATTCAGAGTAACATTAACCCTTCATTTTTTGTTCGTTTGAAGTGAAAGCATTAATTGTTCAGCTATTGTTAAAATCATTACATATACTTTACATCGGCAGTTCATAACCTGTCTGTCATCCTCCATTTTCCGCGCTTATTTACTTACTTTCAAGCCATCAGAATTGGATGTTAACGAACTACGCAAAAGtcacatttgcatatttttggTTCATAAACAAAGCTTTGGTCTATGTGAAGGTAACCGCAACGTCTGGGGGAACAAATTAATATTCACGAGCAAATCCTTCCTCATAGTAATTTTGCCTCAGGTTTACATAGTCGCTCGCCGAGCCCATTGATCCGTCGTTCAGCATGCAGTTGCAGCGTCATTGTGGGCCACCGTTTGAATGAAGTTAGGAGACATACAAATCTTCCACATCTCGATTTACACCCGGCCTCTGAAACTCCTAAGCTTTATTAAGGACAAACGAACAGAACGATGCCCGTATTTACAGGTTTGTTTACCTTTTCCCAAATCTCAGCTTGCCTTTAAAAGTTAAGAGATGTGTGCAAGGAGGCTTCGCAGTTAGCACGATAAAGTAACGTTAGCTTCAGGCCCCAATGGCTGTTTTTTCTTTGATAATATAGTAGAAAGCTGCTAAGAAAATTGCAAAACTGCTGTAGCGAGCTTTTGTTGTGCTGTTTATTTAGGGGACAGCTGTGTTTTATGTGGATATTTATAATGCGTGGATCATAAAGTGTCAGACTTTTACATCAGTGATACAGCATGTTAGCTTGTCGGCTAAGCAGCTCACAATTTGTTAAACTGTCTTTTAAAACTTTACAGgtctttttatttacaaattactTTCATCGCAAAAATACCAGTTATTTATGTTCCACACAGTGTATTACTTAACAATGCAAACGTTTAAATTAATGATATATAAATGAGTTACGGTGCGAAGTTTAGCCTGTCATGCTATAACCTGtcaaataacatatttattaatGAACCAAACAGGAAATATTATTATCTTAAGATATTTAAAGGGTTAAGGCCAGCTCGTTTACATGAAGGATAAATTGTCTAACGTTATATAGTTTTATCGAAGAGTTTTGATTTGAGGACCAACTGATGGTTTTAGCTAACTTGCTAAATGGCAGGTGCCTTAACTTTACTAGTTAATTTCAGATTTACAGATCCTTAGAAAGCTGTATTAATTTCTGTATTACagcattcaaatattttatagaaataatTTGTAGCCAAATGTCTGGATAGATTGTATGATAATTCTATAATATCTGTCAATATCAGAtctcaaacaaataaatacaatcgTTAAAGTAAAAATCggtgtcatcatttgctcacccttgtGATGTTCCAATTCAAATCcatcatttttatgaaataagcGAAGATGTGCACAAATTAATTTTGTTGACATTAAATGGGGCTGAAAAACCCCAAATGGCAAAAAGTTCTGTATTTAAGTCTTCCTCAGTCATACTATTTGTGTAAAGAACAGACAAAAGTGTCTTCTGCTATAGATCTCACACATTCAAACTTGCTTCATCATGATACATTCAAGAACCAAAGACTTTCATGCATCATCAAATATATTAGAGTTTAATAGATTTTTGGGTGTCCTTTAGAAGGAAAATAATACAGGCTTGAACGACAAGTAGGCAAGTATATGCTGACAGAAATGCCCCTTTGGggtttaaaactttttaaactaCACTTTTGCTTATCTGTTGCTGTGCTTTTTTAGTGAATGTGAAATGGGGAAAGGAGAAGTTTGATGCGGTGGAGTTGAACACAGAAGAGCCGCCCATGGTGTTCAAAGCCCAGCTGTTTGCTCTGACGGGGGTTCAGCCAGAGAGACAGAAAGTCATGGTGAAAGGAGGAACACTGAAGGTAACAGCTATGATAGGTTATTGAAAGTACTCCTCGTTgttgtcctcaatgtaaaaatgcaggtgtgtgaccttttttattttcattaccaGGATGATGAGTGGGGAAATATCAAGTTGAAAAATGTAAGTCATCATTTGTGAGTGGCATTTCATTTTGACTTGCACTGTGATTTTTTTCGagcagaatttatatttttctcatttatgtAGGGGATGACCCTTCTAATGATGGGCTCTGCTGATGCTCTGCCCGAGGAGCCTGTAGTACGGCCCATGTTTGTAGAGGACATGACAGAGGAGCAGCTCGCATCTGCTGTAAGTTTTCTGCTTTGGATCAGAATGATCTGGTAATCAGGAATCATTGGTCCTGGAGGTCTTCATGTTTAACCTTAAAGTTAAATTCCtctgaaaataacatttctccAATTTCTCATGTTCAGATGGAGTTGCCATGTGGATTGACAAATTTGGGCAATACGTGCTACATGAACGCAACTGTGcagtgtctgcgttctgtgccTGAGCTAAAAATTGCTCTCAGGGGGTACGTTGTTCGCTTCATATTAAGTTCAGTTTAATATCAGGCTCAACATTGTCTTTGGTGTAAGAaactttttgttctgttttaccTCCACCTGTAGGTACTCTGGTGCCTTGCGTTCCTCTGGAGCTAACGCCCCTCCTCAGTACATCACAGCAGGTGAGATCACTGACTGTACCTTATTTTTGGACCTAGTAGACTTGGATCTGGGGCGGTATTACAGAAACTCatgatcttaaagggacagttcacccaaaaatgaaaattctttcatcatttgctcaacctcaggttgtttcaaacctgtctaaattcattgttctgctgaacacaaacgaaggtatttgaaagaatgttagtagCCAAACATatttcatcccccatttaccatcatagtagggaaaatatatactattggagtcaatgggggatgataTCTGTCTAACTGGTTGTTTCACAAAGTTTAAATCAACATGATTACTTAACTGATAAGATTCTGATTTAGTACATTTCTGTTATAAATACACTGTACTTTATACCTGCTCAAGATGCATAAAGACTGGTGGGGTGGCAATAGTTCTTGCTTCAGCTAGTGTTTTCCACATATTTGATCAAGTACTTGATATTCCACATATTAAATCAAGTATTTGATTTTTTCAGCGATGCGTGATTTGTTCGAGTCCATGGACAAGACCTCCTCAAGCATTCCACCCATCATTCTGCTGCAGTTTCTGCATATGGCCTTCCCACAGTTTGCAGAGAAAGGAGACCAGGGCCAGTACCTCCAGCAGGTCAGGGTGCAAACTAATAGACATATGAAGTCCAATTTGAGCCAATTAgttccattatttatttatttatttatttatttatttatctttttttatttcccaGGATGCCAACGAGTGCTGGGTTCAGGTAATGCGGGTCCTTCAGCAGAAATTAGATCCTGAAGAACAAGAAACTCCAATGGAGGCAAGAATGCTTTGTTTACAAATGattcgatttttttttaaatcattttattattatttttcaaagcAGGAGGAGTATTCACTTCAAAATTAACCCCAAAATTAAttgaggtgaactattcctaaaTTGACAGTTtctatactttttatttgtcttttacagGCTGACGGTGATAATGCAGCTGCTGCCgccacaaaaaagaaaaactttattgATCAGTATTTTGGTGTTGAATTTGAAACTACGTATCCTTTTCAATAGTTCCCATTCACACCAACTTTACCAAAACATGCAAATTTCGGTTTATATGAATATTCAA is from Triplophysa dalaica isolate WHDGS20190420 chromosome 3, ASM1584641v1, whole genome shotgun sequence and encodes:
- the usp14 gene encoding ubiquitin carboxyl-terminal hydrolase 14; protein product: MPVFTVNVKWGKEKFDAVELNTEEPPMVFKAQLFALTGVQPERQKVMVKGGTLKDDEWGNIKLKNGMTLLMMGSADALPEEPVVRPMFVEDMTEEQLASAMELPCGLTNLGNTCYMNATVQCLRSVPELKIALRGYSGALRSSGANAPPQYITAAMRDLFESMDKTSSSIPPIILLQFLHMAFPQFAEKGDQGQYLQQDANECWVQVMRVLQQKLDPEEQETPMEADGDNAAAAATKKKNFIDQYFGVEFETTMKCTESEDEEPTKGSESQLQLSCFINQEVKYLATGLRLRLQEDITKLSPTLQRNAHYIKSSKIRRLPAYLTVQMVRFYYKEKESVNAKVLKDVKFPLMLDVYELCTSELQEKMVSLRSKFKEIEDKKLEMQQEPKVDQKVFTPKETKYEPFCFSDDLGSNNSGYYDLQAVLTHQGRSSSSGHYVAWVKRKEDEWVKFDDDKVSVVSPEDILKLSGGGDWHIAYVLLYGPRRLEILV